The following are encoded together in the Wolbachia endosymbiont (group E) of Neria commutata genome:
- a CDS encoding helix-turn-helix transcriptional regulator, which yields MEIISLNSLDSLEMKKKLISIINNIIEKYTWTQSEAAERLGIDQPKVLQIKNGKTDGFSLERLLAFLKKLDHEITITMIENQSAKSEAEKLKQEVESE from the coding sequence ATGGAAATAATATCATTGAACAGCTTGGATAGTTTAGAAATGAAAAAAAAGTTGATTAGCATAATAAATAACATTATAGAAAAATATACTTGGACTCAGTCTGAAGCAGCCGAAAGATTAGGTATTGATCAGCCGAAGGTATTACAAATTAAAAATGGTAAAACTGATGGTTTCTCTCTGGAGCGATTGTTGGCATTTCTTAAAAAGCTTGATCATGAGATAACAATCACAATGATAGAGAATCAATCAGCAAAGTCTGAAGCAGAAAAACTGAAACAGGAAGTCGAGTCTGAATAG
- the plsY gene encoding glycerol-3-phosphate 1-O-acyltransferase PlsY — MEGYIVLILSYILGSIPFSLIITKARGVDLRKIGSGNIGATNVLRTGNRSLAALALLLDSFKGFIAVYIAQQFFNNNHFYTHLSAILVVFGHMFPIWLKFRGGKGVATTLGVLIALNIDITLVFIITWMIVFLAFRYSSLASLSATAISVITSFFFEVDLFLTLLTIGVLVFLKHYRNITNLLCGKEHRFL, encoded by the coding sequence ATGGAGGGCTATATAGTTCTTATACTATCCTACATACTCGGTTCAATACCGTTTAGTTTAATTATTACAAAAGCTCGAGGTGTAGATTTAAGGAAAATAGGTTCGGGAAATATTGGCGCTACAAATGTATTAAGAACGGGAAATAGATCTCTTGCTGCTTTAGCCTTATTGCTCGATTCCTTTAAAGGATTCATTGCAGTTTATATAGCGCAGCAATTTTTTAACAATAACCATTTTTATACCCATCTGTCTGCAATTTTAGTAGTCTTTGGGCACATGTTTCCTATATGGCTGAAATTTAGAGGAGGGAAGGGGGTTGCAACAACTCTAGGAGTGTTGATAGCGCTTAACATTGATATTACTTTAGTATTCATAATAACTTGGATGATAGTCTTTCTTGCCTTTAGGTACTCTTCTCTTGCTTCACTCAGCGCTACTGCCATATCCGTGATAACTTCATTCTTTTTTGAAGTGGATCTATTCTTAACATTATTAACTATAGGAGTACTAGTTTTTCTAAAACACTATAGAAATATAACGAACCTTTTATGTGGTAAAGAACATAGGTTTTTATAA
- a CDS encoding amino acid carrier protein, protein MIYRLLCIALFCLLFNDAYGSGFYEGYDAVLDRIDHFMNEVLFFKIFYIPFILLLLSFGYVFLTLRFKFLNIRMFKHAFAILFGKYDTDHHDGHITHFQAFITALSSTVGLGTVAGVAIAVSMGGPGAVPWMMITGFFGMSAKFAEVTLAFRHRTEDQEQLFSGPFQYIRNGLEEFGFKKLGIFLAATYAVFFVLSGLGGSVAFQTNQMVSILSGYSDWVDGHPWFLSSIISALLGLVIIGGIQRIARVSAALVPIMSLIYICSCLVIIGFNIHNLGHTFKILFSSMIDFNAVGGGMVGAFVAGIQRAIFASEAGVGSAAITHATTKDEEPVRTGLVAMIEPCFDTMLICCLTGITIVITGAYQTGVGEGILITQKAFETVSPWFPVLLTVAAPLFAFSSVISFVYCCEMGWLYLFGAKSVVIYRIAVVIVAFFSGLSKDIMTISNIGGTLFSCLALINMTALILFSNQINDEVQCYLKRLKNNKIN, encoded by the coding sequence ATGATTTATAGATTACTTTGTATAGCATTATTTTGCCTATTATTTAATGATGCGTATGGTTCAGGCTTTTACGAAGGATATGATGCTGTATTGGATAGAATAGACCACTTCATGAATGAAGTGCTGTTTTTCAAAATCTTTTATATACCGTTCATACTTCTTCTATTATCCTTTGGTTATGTGTTTTTAACCTTACGCTTTAAGTTTCTTAACATAAGAATGTTTAAGCATGCATTTGCTATTCTTTTCGGAAAATACGATACAGATCACCATGATGGCCACATCACACATTTTCAGGCGTTTATAACTGCACTTTCGAGTACTGTAGGTCTTGGCACTGTTGCAGGTGTTGCAATTGCAGTTTCAATGGGTGGACCTGGAGCGGTGCCTTGGATGATGATTACAGGTTTTTTTGGTATGTCAGCAAAGTTTGCTGAGGTAACGCTAGCATTTAGACATAGAACAGAAGATCAGGAGCAGTTATTCAGCGGGCCTTTTCAATATATAAGAAATGGTTTAGAAGAATTTGGCTTTAAAAAACTTGGTATTTTTTTAGCTGCAACATATGCAGTATTTTTTGTGTTATCAGGTCTTGGAGGAAGTGTAGCGTTTCAAACTAATCAGATGGTTTCAATATTATCTGGTTATTCAGATTGGGTAGATGGTCATCCTTGGTTTCTTTCGTCTATAATCTCTGCACTGCTTGGCTTGGTAATTATCGGAGGAATTCAAAGGATAGCCAGAGTATCTGCTGCATTAGTGCCTATTATGTCACTTATATATATATGTAGTTGCCTTGTTATCATTGGGTTTAATATCCACAACCTTGGTCACACATTTAAGATATTATTTTCCAGCATGATAGATTTTAATGCTGTTGGTGGAGGGATGGTAGGAGCATTTGTTGCTGGAATTCAAAGAGCAATTTTTGCCAGCGAAGCTGGTGTTGGTTCTGCTGCAATTACTCATGCAACAACTAAAGATGAAGAACCAGTAAGAACAGGGCTTGTTGCGATGATAGAGCCGTGTTTTGACACAATGCTAATTTGCTGTTTAACTGGAATAACAATAGTAATAACAGGTGCATACCAAACAGGTGTTGGTGAGGGAATATTAATCACTCAAAAAGCATTCGAGACAGTGTCTCCGTGGTTTCCTGTACTGCTAACAGTAGCTGCACCGTTATTTGCATTTTCTTCAGTAATTTCGTTTGTATATTGTTGTGAAATGGGGTGGCTATATTTATTTGGTGCAAAAAGTGTAGTGATATACCGCATAGCAGTGGTGATTGTAGCATTTTTCTCTGGCTTATCTAAAGATATCATGACTATTTCCAATATTGGTGGAACTCTATTTTCTTGTTTAGCTTTGATCAATATGACAGCACTTATACTGTTTAGCAATCAGATCAATGATGAAGTTCAATGCTATTTAAAGAGGTTAAAGAACAATAAAATTAATTAG
- a CDS encoding amino acid carrier protein, with translation MVNYASIKASELLNSLLYVKIFNIPFIIIWVIATGIFCTVRFKFINFRLFKHGIQTLFHIKCNGDNNGIITHIQAFATVISGTVGLGTISGVAIAITIGGPSAIFWMIITGMLGMSIKFAEVVLAFTHRSENATGGAFYYMKHGLAQIGFPKTGKFLAFTYAIMLIIAMIFGGIPFQANQMAALSNNLFEYNASIIISLLVLVVILGGIKRIAFVATSLAPIMIMLYIGMCVYLIYVNKSNLLNALSIIFQDIFSKSAVVGGVFSGLIAGVRRSVFANEAGTGTAAIAHSTVKEVDPIKVGCVAMIAPFIDTILISFLTGIVIIITGMHNVDNIGDITLISSIFSTALPLFSKSVFPLIMFSFAFSTIIAYCYYSEVALLYLFDNKKILILFQIFIVISVYVSCMSKNIEFISYLGDTLFMCLMIPNTIAIYLLRREVLNTIDSYYSSKGSKNDL, from the coding sequence GTGGTTAACTATGCATCTATAAAAGCAAGTGAACTATTGAACTCACTTCTATATGTAAAGATATTCAATATTCCATTTATAATTATTTGGGTAATTGCAACCGGGATTTTTTGTACAGTAAGGTTCAAGTTTATCAACTTTAGATTGTTCAAACATGGAATACAAACGCTATTTCACATAAAATGCAACGGTGATAACAATGGCATCATTACGCATATACAAGCATTTGCAACAGTAATTTCAGGAACAGTCGGCCTTGGAACGATATCAGGAGTTGCGATTGCCATTACAATAGGAGGCCCAAGTGCAATTTTTTGGATGATAATTACCGGAATGCTTGGTATGTCAATAAAGTTTGCCGAGGTGGTGCTTGCATTTACTCATCGCTCTGAAAATGCAACTGGCGGAGCTTTTTATTACATGAAACACGGGCTTGCACAAATTGGATTTCCAAAAACTGGCAAATTTCTTGCATTCACTTATGCAATTATGCTTATTATCGCAATGATATTTGGTGGAATACCATTTCAAGCGAATCAAATGGCAGCGCTGTCAAATAACCTCTTTGAATATAATGCGTCCATTATTATATCTCTACTTGTTTTAGTCGTGATACTTGGAGGAATAAAACGCATTGCTTTTGTGGCAACGAGCTTAGCACCTATTATGATAATGTTATATATAGGTATGTGCGTATATTTAATTTATGTAAATAAAAGCAATTTGCTAAACGCTCTATCTATAATATTTCAAGATATTTTTAGCAAATCAGCTGTGGTGGGAGGAGTATTCAGTGGTTTAATAGCGGGGGTGAGAAGATCAGTGTTTGCTAATGAAGCAGGTACTGGAACAGCAGCTATAGCACATTCAACTGTGAAAGAAGTAGATCCAATAAAAGTTGGGTGTGTTGCAATGATTGCACCATTTATAGATACAATATTAATCTCATTTTTAACTGGTATTGTGATAATAATTACCGGTATGCACAACGTTGATAATATTGGTGATATCACATTAATTAGTTCGATATTTTCAACAGCTTTACCCTTGTTCAGCAAGTCGGTTTTTCCTCTTATAATGTTTTCCTTTGCATTTTCCACAATAATCGCTTATTGTTACTACTCTGAAGTTGCCTTACTGTACTTATTTGATAATAAAAAAATACTAATATTATTTCAAATTTTTATAGTAATCTCAGTATATGTGAGTTGTATGTCAAAAAATATAGAATTTATATCTTACTTGGGTGATACATTATTTATGTGTCTTATGATCCCAAACACTATTGCGATATATCTGCTGAGGAGAGAAGTTTTAAATACGATAGATTCTTATTACAGTTCCAAAGGTAGTAAAAATGATTTATAG
- the uvrC gene encoding excinuclease ABC subunit UvrC, with the protein MIGDKNKALYVGKAKNLKSRLSSYLQFENLSKRIRVMLSQAIKVEIFITENEIEALLLEGQLIKSLKPTYNIVLRDGKSYPYITISKHDYPRIAKYRGKFKKDEFYHYGPFPSAAAVKNTILSLQRAFLLRVCSDQYFSSTKRPCIEYQIKRCSAPCVNKITKEDYCQSVKQAQDTLLGRNKEVEKQLISIMEKCSSETNYELAAVYRDRVKFLQQIQIKAVDFSFEEDTDFFSIAREADLACINVLSFRNKYNYGSVPYFIENCSDHSNDEILSTFLVNFYNLINIPQDKIYVPDFVTDNEIIEQALQKITHKPIKVLHTKSNEERDLLKFVYNNSQHSLEQKLIEYKNNLEKLEDLGKIFSLPNIPKRIEVYDNSHISGNQQVGVMVVAGQEGLLKSEYRKFTIKEEISGDDYSMMKEVLTRRFSGKTKDRIPDFLLIDGGPGHVSIVQNVLQTLNINVPFACMAKGPDRNAGNERFYMLSRKEFSLENDSKVMLYLQSLRNEAHRFAIATHRKKRDKQFIVSELSKIPGIGNKRKKALMSYFGSVENISKASLAEIQNVSGISKDLAEVILKHVNYK; encoded by the coding sequence ATGATTGGGGATAAGAATAAGGCTTTGTACGTTGGTAAAGCAAAAAATTTGAAATCTAGGTTGTCTAGTTACCTTCAATTTGAAAATCTTTCCAAACGAATCAGAGTCATGCTTTCACAAGCTATCAAAGTTGAGATTTTCATAACTGAAAATGAAATTGAAGCCCTGCTTCTTGAAGGACAGTTAATCAAATCATTGAAGCCTACTTATAATATTGTACTGAGAGATGGAAAATCTTATCCTTATATAACAATTTCCAAACATGATTACCCAAGAATAGCAAAATATAGAGGCAAATTTAAGAAGGACGAATTTTACCACTATGGACCATTTCCTTCTGCCGCTGCTGTTAAAAATACTATATTATCATTGCAAAGAGCTTTTCTTCTCAGAGTCTGTTCAGATCAATATTTTTCCTCAACAAAAAGACCATGTATTGAATATCAAATTAAGCGCTGTTCAGCACCATGCGTAAATAAAATTACAAAAGAGGATTATTGTCAATCAGTAAAACAAGCACAAGATACACTCCTGGGAAGGAATAAGGAAGTGGAAAAACAATTAATTTCTATAATGGAAAAGTGTAGCAGTGAAACGAATTATGAGCTTGCAGCTGTATACAGAGATAGGGTAAAATTTCTCCAACAAATTCAGATAAAAGCTGTCGACTTTTCTTTCGAGGAAGATACAGATTTCTTTAGTATTGCACGTGAAGCAGATTTAGCGTGCATTAATGTGTTGTCATTCAGAAATAAATATAACTATGGCAGTGTTCCTTACTTTATTGAAAACTGTAGTGATCATTCAAATGATGAAATTTTATCCACCTTTTTAGTCAATTTTTATAATCTAATTAACATACCACAAGATAAAATTTACGTTCCTGATTTTGTTACAGATAATGAAATCATAGAACAAGCTCTGCAAAAAATTACTCATAAACCAATAAAGGTTCTGCACACAAAAAGTAATGAAGAGCGTGATTTATTAAAATTTGTTTACAATAACTCTCAGCATAGTTTAGAGCAGAAGCTTATAGAATATAAAAATAACCTAGAAAAGCTCGAAGACCTTGGCAAAATCTTTTCGTTACCAAATATTCCAAAACGTATTGAAGTTTATGATAACAGCCATATATCTGGAAATCAGCAAGTTGGTGTGATGGTTGTTGCAGGACAAGAAGGGCTTTTAAAAAGTGAATATAGAAAATTTACTATCAAAGAGGAAATTTCAGGTGACGACTATAGCATGATGAAAGAAGTGCTTACCAGACGTTTCTCCGGCAAGACAAAAGACAGAATACCTGATTTTCTCCTGATTGATGGTGGTCCTGGACATGTCTCCATAGTGCAAAATGTGCTACAAACATTAAATATTAATGTTCCTTTTGCTTGCATGGCAAAAGGCCCTGATCGCAATGCAGGAAATGAAAGATTTTATATGCTGAGCAGAAAAGAATTTAGTTTGGAAAATGACAGTAAAGTTATGCTTTACTTACAATCGTTACGCAATGAAGCTCACCGCTTTGCAATAGCTACGCACAGAAAAAAACGTGATAAACAGTTTATAGTTTCAGAATTAAGCAAAATACCAGGTATTGGTAACAAAAGAAAAAAAGCATTAATGTCTTATTTTGGGTCAGTGGAGAACATAAGCAAAGCCTCTCTAGCTGAGATTCAAAATGTATCTGGGATCAGTAAAGATTTAGCGGAAGTTATCTTAAAACACGTGAATTATAAATAG
- the glyS gene encoding glycine--tRNA ligase subunit beta, which translates to MQLLFECLSEEIPSRMQNSAAAQIKNYITNAFNKNNVEFTSIEVFMTARRMTLFMDNVSASELKDLSDEIKGPNVNEPESAIEGFLRKNQKNKTDLLIRKVNNEDFYFIKKESCSFNIKEFLKNQLEEMLKNFSWPKSMRWGERKERWIRPIRNILCILDDEVIPVSFAGITASNITYGHRFLSNDRELTIKEPKDYFVLLEKNNVILQLDKRKQFILEQINTFTKAQNLQLEKNDYLLNELTGLIEWPIVLFGKINQEKSFGLPKEMILSIINTQQKYLALSSGKEISYFVTVVNVNNDQVVKGHEKILEARLADAQFLISHDKKYDLDYYVNKLDSILFHASLGSVGEKVKRITALSKYIAICIPRASLIKVERAAYLAKADLATSIVKEFPELQGVMCGYYAAHFQEDEEVVEAVTEHYKPVGQEQECPKSPSTIAVSIADKMDSLVGLIAAGEKISGSYDQFGLRRIAIGIIRVILENNLRIPIKLLIDKAVSLYPRRVFAKDVTLIDQVDKPSRKQIAEKVFKFCLDRFRVILKNREIKQDIIDSILNQNGVSDLLTAEEQIITLNRCLDTPEGNQILNIYKRVSNIVSRAEKGDNTTYSTSYSRRFLIEDEEIALSTYAITASENIKQATKNNHFNATLGELAGFAPFINKFMDVVKINCDSNELRRNRLSLLASVVSIFHLVADFNLIQVKQWAMS; encoded by the coding sequence ATGCAATTATTATTTGAATGCCTTTCAGAAGAAATACCATCAAGAATGCAGAACTCAGCTGCAGCTCAGATTAAAAATTATATTACCAACGCCTTTAATAAAAATAATGTAGAATTTACATCAATAGAGGTTTTTATGACGGCACGTCGTATGACTCTATTTATGGACAACGTAAGCGCTTCAGAGCTAAAAGATTTGAGTGACGAAATTAAAGGGCCAAACGTTAATGAGCCAGAAAGTGCTATTGAAGGGTTTTTAAGAAAAAACCAGAAAAATAAAACAGATTTACTTATTCGCAAAGTAAATAATGAAGATTTTTACTTTATCAAAAAGGAGAGCTGCTCATTTAACATCAAAGAATTTCTTAAAAATCAGCTAGAAGAGATGTTAAAGAATTTCTCTTGGCCAAAAAGCATGAGGTGGGGTGAAAGAAAAGAAAGATGGATTAGACCAATTAGAAATATTTTATGCATTTTGGATGATGAGGTGATACCTGTATCTTTTGCTGGAATTACAGCATCCAATATAACATATGGCCATCGATTCCTCTCAAATGATAGAGAGTTGACTATCAAAGAACCTAAAGATTACTTTGTACTACTAGAAAAAAACAATGTAATTCTGCAGCTAGATAAAAGAAAGCAATTTATATTGGAACAAATAAACACATTTACAAAAGCGCAGAATTTACAACTTGAAAAAAATGATTACTTATTAAATGAATTAACAGGGCTTATAGAATGGCCAATAGTGCTATTTGGTAAAATAAATCAGGAAAAATCATTTGGGCTACCAAAGGAAATGATATTAAGTATAATTAACACACAACAAAAATATCTTGCTCTCAGCAGCGGGAAGGAAATTTCATATTTTGTAACCGTAGTGAATGTTAATAACGATCAAGTTGTTAAAGGGCATGAAAAAATATTAGAAGCGCGCCTTGCTGATGCTCAATTTTTAATATCGCATGATAAAAAATATGATTTAGATTATTATGTCAACAAATTAGATTCAATATTATTTCACGCTTCGCTTGGCAGCGTTGGAGAAAAAGTAAAGCGTATTACAGCCTTATCAAAATATATAGCCATATGTATTCCACGCGCTTCACTTATTAAGGTTGAACGTGCTGCATATTTGGCAAAAGCAGATCTTGCAACATCAATAGTAAAAGAGTTTCCAGAGTTACAAGGAGTAATGTGTGGGTATTATGCTGCTCATTTTCAAGAAGATGAGGAGGTAGTGGAGGCTGTAACTGAGCATTATAAACCTGTTGGACAGGAGCAAGAATGTCCTAAATCTCCCTCAACAATTGCTGTATCTATTGCTGACAAAATGGACAGCTTGGTTGGTTTAATTGCAGCAGGTGAAAAGATCTCTGGCTCCTATGATCAATTCGGTTTGCGGAGAATAGCCATTGGTATAATTAGAGTAATACTTGAAAACAACTTGCGCATTCCAATCAAACTATTGATAGACAAAGCAGTATCTTTATATCCAAGGCGTGTATTTGCCAAAGATGTAACGTTAATTGATCAGGTCGATAAGCCAAGTAGAAAGCAGATTGCAGAAAAAGTCTTCAAGTTTTGCTTAGATAGATTTAGGGTTATATTAAAAAATAGGGAGATAAAGCAGGATATTATAGATTCTATACTGAATCAAAACGGTGTTAGCGACCTGTTAACAGCAGAAGAGCAAATTATAACGCTGAACCGCTGTCTTGACACACCAGAAGGCAATCAAATCCTAAATATATATAAAAGGGTTAGTAATATAGTGAGCAGAGCAGAAAAAGGTGATAATACCACTTATAGCACATCTTATAGTAGAAGGTTTTTAATTGAAGATGAAGAGATTGCACTATCAACTTATGCTATAACTGCTAGTGAAAACATTAAACAGGCAACAAAAAATAACCACTTTAATGCAACTCTTGGTGAGCTTGCCGGCTTTGCTCCATTTATCAATAAATTTATGGACGTCGTAAAAATCAACTGTGATTCTAATGAGCTAAGAAGAAATAGATTATCTTTGCTTGCGAGTGTTGTTTCCATCTTTCATTTAGTAGCAGATTTTAATCTCATACAAGTCAAGCAATGGGCTATGTCATAA
- a CDS encoding glycine--tRNA ligase subunit alpha, whose protein sequence is MNVQSIIKGLQDFWSGEGCTILHPYTSEVGAGTLHPATIMSAIDKKPAKIAYLQPVIRPADGRYGDNHNRLYQHHQYQVIIKPSGNNLQEVYLDSLKSLGISDEKYDIKFIEDDWENPSVGASGLGWEVTCNGMEVTQLTYIQQVGGIDCHMIPGEVAYGLERLAMCIQGVDNVYDIIWNDNGVTYGDIFKQREYEFSYLALDYYDTKVVYQQFEDTEKLCKFLIEKELPVAAYDQCIKTSHLLNLLDARGVLGVNERTAYIGRVRELTKKCCELYMSK, encoded by the coding sequence GTGAACGTACAAAGCATAATAAAAGGGTTACAAGATTTTTGGTCAGGTGAAGGGTGTACCATACTCCATCCGTACACATCTGAAGTTGGTGCTGGAACGCTGCATCCTGCCACAATCATGTCAGCAATTGATAAAAAGCCAGCAAAAATTGCGTATCTACAACCAGTAATTAGGCCAGCAGATGGTCGCTATGGTGACAACCATAATCGTTTATATCAGCATCACCAATACCAAGTTATAATAAAACCGTCTGGTAATAACTTGCAGGAAGTCTACCTAGATAGCTTAAAAAGTCTCGGCATATCAGATGAAAAATATGATATCAAATTTATTGAAGATGATTGGGAAAACCCGAGCGTTGGTGCGTCAGGACTTGGTTGGGAGGTTACATGCAATGGAATGGAAGTGACGCAACTTACTTATATACAACAGGTTGGAGGAATTGATTGTCACATGATTCCCGGGGAAGTTGCGTATGGACTAGAGCGTTTGGCAATGTGCATACAAGGCGTAGATAATGTTTACGATATAATTTGGAATGATAACGGTGTAACTTACGGAGATATTTTTAAACAAAGGGAATACGAATTTTCTTACCTGGCACTGGATTATTATGATACTAAAGTAGTATATCAACAATTTGAAGATACAGAAAAACTATGTAAGTTTCTTATCGAAAAAGAGCTACCGGTAGCAGCTTATGACCAATGTATTAAAACTAGTCATCTACTTAATCTGCTTGATGCAAGAGGTGTGCTTGGTGTGAATGAGCGTACAGCGTATATTGGCAGAGTGAGAGAGCTGACAAAAAAGTGTTGTGAATTATACATGAGTAAATAG
- a CDS encoding phosphatidylglycerophosphatase, whose amino-acid sequence MGIVLQILGRLLGKVFPAKTVSSFLGVGYLPGWQNYWASFFILFIVDIILLLTYGGEYLLYKMPGSGIVVATIFAKLAVAMLVIQVIGIFIFHAQDPSANSGENIVIHLASGQVMTVALSMPAIMAIYNTVSKLYGGICRQILQCPFWFNDFMHCFFFLMIPYVFFNFVEAIKPWPIGTIQLGYNNAISITFEGIFHTFYAVILLYLTAFIFCDLTMHNAIFLNKGIIQYIQENPTPLIDYLHNVIKK is encoded by the coding sequence ATGGGGATTGTTTTACAAATTTTAGGAAGGTTACTTGGTAAAGTTTTTCCTGCTAAAACGGTAAGTTCTTTTTTAGGGGTAGGGTATTTACCTGGTTGGCAGAATTACTGGGCTTCTTTTTTCATATTATTTATTGTCGATATTATACTACTTCTTACATACGGTGGCGAGTATTTACTATATAAAATGCCAGGTTCTGGAATAGTTGTAGCTACTATTTTTGCAAAATTGGCAGTAGCTATGTTGGTAATTCAAGTAATTGGGATATTTATTTTTCATGCTCAAGACCCTTCAGCAAATAGCGGTGAGAATATAGTGATACATCTAGCATCAGGGCAAGTGATGACTGTAGCACTTTCAATGCCAGCGATAATGGCTATTTATAATACTGTGAGCAAACTCTATGGGGGTATATGTAGACAAATACTCCAATGCCCTTTTTGGTTTAATGACTTCATGCACTGCTTCTTTTTTCTTATGATACCTTACGTGTTTTTTAATTTTGTAGAAGCGATAAAACCATGGCCAATAGGTACAATACAGCTTGGCTATAATAACGCAATATCAATAACATTTGAGGGAATTTTTCACACATTCTATGCAGTGATTTTACTATATTTAACAGCATTTATATTCTGCGATTTAACTATGCATAACGCAATTTTTCTAAACAAAGGCATAATTCAGTATATACAAGAAAATCCAACACCTCTTATTGACTATTTACATAATGTTATTAAAAAATAA
- the bcp gene encoding thioredoxin-dependent thiol peroxidase: MELAIGSNAPGFNLPTDSGENLSLSEFFDKKNVVLYFYPKDDTPGCTMEAKDFRDKIDDFSSLNTVIIGVSKDSIKCHSNFKAKYSLPFYLVSDENAEILKKYGVWVEKSMFGKKYMGIERTTFLIDKQGKVAKVWKNVKVSGHVDEVLEAVK, encoded by the coding sequence ATGGAATTAGCAATAGGAAGCAATGCACCAGGTTTTAATTTACCAACCGATTCTGGTGAGAATTTATCATTGAGTGAATTTTTTGATAAAAAAAATGTGGTTCTTTATTTTTACCCTAAAGACGATACTCCAGGTTGTACGATGGAGGCTAAAGACTTCAGGGACAAAATAGATGATTTTTCTTCACTGAATACAGTAATAATTGGTGTATCAAAAGATAGCATTAAGTGTCATAGCAACTTTAAAGCAAAATATTCTTTGCCATTTTATTTGGTTTCCGATGAAAATGCTGAAATATTGAAAAAATATGGCGTTTGGGTTGAAAAGAGTATGTTTGGTAAAAAGTATATGGGAATAGAGCGTACTACTTTTTTAATAGATAAACAGGGTAAAGTAGCAAAAGTCTGGAAGAATGTAAAAGTTAGTGGGCATGTTGATGAGGTTTTGGAGGCAGTAAAATAG